Part of the Acidobacteriota bacterium genome, TCGCGGCCCCGGAGACTTCCACGGTGGCGATCGCGAGTTGTCGCCCCGTTCGGGGGTCGGGCAGCGAGGTTGGTGGCTGCGGGTGCCGCTGCAGCTGGTGCCGGCCGTCGTGAGCCAGCGTAACCGCGAAGATGCCGTGGTAGGGGTCCTGGCCGAGAATGGGCGCCACGTCCGACAATGTTAACAGTAGGGCTGGTTGCTCGCAATATGTTGTGGTCGCTGCCCTCGACACCACTACTCTCCCACTCATCCTCAATAATAGGGAGCCGTGTTACGCTTAATAGTTTTGCAGCGCCGCCCGCGAAAGTGGCGGAATTGGCAGACGCGCCGGATTTAGGATCCGGTAGCCGAAAGGCTATGGGGGTTCGACTCCCCCCTTTCGCACCAGCCTTCGCTCACGTCGAAACGGCAGCGTGAGCTCCGGCCAGGCAGGCCAGTCGAAGGCTGTCGCGCTGGAGCGCCGGCGGCGTGGAGGCGGAAGGGGACCGTCAGAGTTCTTCGCGCAAACGTGAGAAAAGTGTGACTGTCCCCCTTTTCCCCGACACCGATACATGAAAACAGAGTTCATTGACATCTCAGACACGCAAAAGAACCTCGTCGTCGAGATCCCGAGCGACGTCGTTGACGCGGAAATCGATCGCATCACGCTCGATTACTCGCGCCAGGCGAAGATCCCCGGCTTCCGGCAGGGCAGGGTGCCGCCGAAAGTCGTGCGGCAGCGCTTCCGCGAGCAGATCCTGCACGAGGTGGCGCACGGGCTGATCCCGCGCGCGGTCGACGAGGCGTTGCGCGAGCGCGGCGTCGAGCCGGTGGACTCGCCGGACATCCGCGACGTGCTGGTCGAAGAGGGGCAGCCGCTGAAGTTCACGGCGACCTTCGAGACGGTGCCGCCGATCGATCCCGGCGACTACGGGTCCCTCACGGTGCGCCGGCCGTCCGTGACGATTGACGATGAGGAGATCGAGCAGGCGCTGCAGCAGATGCGCGAGCGCGCCGCGCGCTACGAGCCGGTCGAGGGGCGTGCGGTCGAGAGCGGCGACACGGTGCAGCTCGATCTCGATCGCAAGGCCCTCGGGCCTTTGCCCGCCGAAGCGGGCGAGTCAACGCAAGGCCGCGAGACCGCGAAGGCGGGCGAGGCGAGATCGGAGCGCCACGAGAACATCAGCGTGGAAATCGGCGCGCCGGCGAATCCGCCCGGGTTCGACGAGCAGTTGATCGGCATGCATGCCGGTGAGCAGAAGACGTTCTCGCTCACCTACCCGGAGGATTACGCGATCAAGGAGCTGGCGGCCACCGCGGTCGAATACGGTGTGACGGTGCGCGGCATCAAGCGGCGCAACGTGCCCGCGCTCGACGACGAGTTCGCGAAGGACCTGGGCGAGCTCGATACGCTCGAGGCGCTCCGCGCGCGGGTGCGCGACGACCTGCAGCACCACAAGGAGCACGATGCCGACCACGCGGTTCGCGGCGACCTGTTGCGCCAGCTCGCCTCGCGCGTGGGCGGCGAGGTGCCGGCGGCGCTCGTCGACCGCGAGATCGACCGGCGGCTGGAAGAGTTCGTCAGGCGCCTGATCGAGCAGCAGATCGACCCGATGCGTGCCAATATCAACTGGGAGGAATTCCGGGAGCGGCAGC contains:
- the tig gene encoding trigger factor; this translates as MKTEFIDISDTQKNLVVEIPSDVVDAEIDRITLDYSRQAKIPGFRQGRVPPKVVRQRFREQILHEVAHGLIPRAVDEALRERGVEPVDSPDIRDVLVEEGQPLKFTATFETVPPIDPGDYGSLTVRRPSVTIDDEEIEQALQQMRERAARYEPVEGRAVESGDTVQLDLDRKALGPLPAEAGESTQGRETAKAGEARSERHENISVEIGAPANPPGFDEQLIGMHAGEQKTFSLTYPEDYAIKELAATAVEYGVTVRGIKRRNVPALDDEFAKDLGELDTLEALRARVRDDLQHHKEHDADHAVRGDLLRQLASRVGGEVPAALVDREIDRRLEEFVRRLIEQQIDPMRANINWEEFRERQRDAAVEAVKSALVLDEVARREHVAVSEEDISQEIERYAERAGRTPTAVRARLEKEGALSRLYSGLRRERAIDFLLSRVTIVNA